The DNA region AGCGCTCAACCGCTGGCGGGGTTGGCGTGCTCAGCACGACACCCGCGGTGTTCTCCCAAGCCTTAGCCCAGCGACCATCGTCGTAGGCCTTCTCAAGCGAGTCGTTGATGAAGTTGCGGAACGCTTCGTCGTCCTTCTTCAGGCCGATGCCATATGGCTCTTCGGTGAAGGGGTTCTCAACAACCTCGAACTCACCGGGGTTCTGATCGGCGAGGCCCGCAAGAATCACGTTGTCGGTCGAAACCGCGGCTGCCTTGCCTGCGCGAAGCGGCTCGAGGCAGTTCGAGTAGGTGTCGGTCGCCATCGTGTCTTTCACACCCTCGGTCTTGAGGTTTTCAAGCGAGGTTGAGCCGGTCACTGAGCAGACCGTCTTGTCGAGAACATCGTCGATGCCCTTGATGTCGTCGGTTCCAGCGAGCACGAGCAGATCCTGACCCGCGATGTAGTACGGCCCCGCGAACGAGATGACCTCTTTACGAGTGTCGTTAATCGTGTAGGTCGCGACCACAATGTCGACCTTGCCATTTTCGATGAACGGTTCGCGGTTTGCCGAGACGGTCTCTACCCACTCGATATCCTTCTCGGGGTCAAGACCGAGCTCTGCAGCGATGATCTTCGCGACCTCGATGTCAAAGCCTTCTGGGCTGTCAAGACCCTTCAACCCAAAGAGGGGCTGGTCAAACTTCGTGCCGACGGTAATCTTGCCAGCATCTTGCAG from Leucobacter sp. UCMA 4100 includes:
- a CDS encoding glutamate ABC transporter substrate-binding protein yields the protein MKFMKKAAVLVAAGALLLTGCSSDKGGNEEAGPKPEAVEFEAGTTMAKLQDAGKITVGTKFDQPLFGLKGLDSPEGFDIEVAKIIAAELGLDPEKDIEWVETVSANREPFIENGKVDIVVATYTINDTRKEVISFAGPYYIAGQDLLVLAGTDDIKGIDDVLDKTVCSVTGSTSLENLKTEGVKDTMATDTYSNCLEPLRAGKAAAVSTDNVILAGLADQNPGEFEVVENPFTEEPYGIGLKKDDEAFRNFINDSLEKAYDDGRWAKAWENTAGVVLSTPTPPAVERY